GTAGGCCCCGGCGACCTCGGGCAGCGCGGACCCGTGGTCGACCTCACCCGAATTCATGACGACTGTGGCCGCGTCTCGTACCGGCAGGTTGAACCCGGGGGTGGCGGCGGCCCGCACGACCGTGTACCCGTCCTTCAGGTACACGTACAACCCTTCCTCCCCCAGCCGGTCCTGAAGGGCGGCGAGGAAGGCGTCCTCGTCACGGACGGCGTTCAGGTCGGGAGCGGCGAAGACGTGGAAGGGCGTGTCCAGGCGTCCGAACTCCGCGCGCAGCTGCTCTTCGAGCGCTTCGGTGTCGTATTCCCCCGCCAGCAGCTCGCTCACCACGACCGCCTCGCCCTGTTCCTGCTCCGCCATCAGGGCGGCGACGTGCTCGGCCGGGGTCGGTGTAGCCGCCCCGGTATCGGCCCGGGCAGGTGCGGCGGCCACGGTGAGCACGAGGGCCACGCATAACGAAAACAGGAGTCCGAGGGGGAACACCCGTGCCCGAAAGCGGAGGAAGGCAGGCATAAGCCGAGGATATCCGGGGTCCGCCGCGGTGCTCTCCGCCCGGTGTCCCCGCAGGTCCGGAACGGCCGAGGAACCGGGGACGCACGAGAAAAGGGCCGCCACCGTCGGTTGGACGGTGGCGGCCCTCGATGCACCGCGCTCACGCCTGTTGGGCGCGGGCGGCGGTCTGGGGAACTACTGCTTGGCGATCAGCTGACGCAGAACGAACTGCAGGATGCCGCCGTTGCGGTAGTAGTCGGCCTCACCCGGGGTGTCGATCCGCACCACGGCGTCGAACTCGACACCGGTGTCGGTGGTGACCTTCACCGTGCTGGGGACGCGGCCCTCGTTGAGCTCGGTGATACCGGTGATGGAGAAGGTCTCCTCGCCGGTCAGGCCGAGGGAGTCGGCGGACTGGCCCGCCGGGAACTGCAGCGGGATGACGCCCATGCCGATCAGGTTCGAGCGGTGGATGCGCTCGTAGGACTCGGTGATGACCGCGCGCACGCCCAGCAGGCTGGTGCCCTTGGCCGCCCAGTCACGCGAGGAACCCGAGCCGTACTCCTTGCCGCCCAGGACGACCAGCGGGGTGCCCTGCTCGGCGTAGTTCTGCGCGGCGTCGTAGATGAACGACACCGGCGCGTCGGCCTGGGTGAAGTCGCGGGTGTAGCCGCCCTCGGTGCCCGGCGCGATCTGGTTGCGCAGGCGGATGTTGGCGAACGTACCGCGGATCATCACCTCGTGGTTGCCGCGACGGGAACCGTAGGAGTTGAAGTCGCGACGCTCCACACCGTTGGCCTTGAGGTACTCGGCCGCCGGGGTGCCCGGCTTGATCGCACCGGCCGGGGAGATGTGGTCGGTGGTGACCGAGTCGCCCAGCTTGGCCAGGACGCGGGCGCCGGAGATGTCGGTGACCGGAGCGGGCGTCTGGCCCATGCCCTCGAAGTACGGGGGCTTGCGGACGTAGGTCGAGTCAGCCTCCCACTCGAAGGTGTTGCCGAGCGGCGTGGGCAGCTCGCGCCAGCGGTCGTCACCGGCGAACACGTCCGAGTACGCGGAGGCGTACATGTCGGAGGCGATCGCGGAGTCCATGACCTCCTGGATCTCCTCGGCGGTCGGCCAGATGTCGGCCAGGTAGACGGGCTTGCCGTCGCTGCCGACGCCCAGGGGCTCGGTGGTGATGTCGATGTCCATCGACCCGGCCAGCGCGTAGGCGACCACCAGCGGCGGCGAGGCCAGGTAGTTCATCTTCACGTCCGGGTTGATCCGGCCCTCGAAGTTACGGTTGCCGGACAGGACCGCGGAGACCGCGAGGTCGTTGTCCTGGACCGCCTGCGAGATCTCCTCGGGCAGCGGGCCCGAGTTGCCGATGCAGGTGGTGCAGCCGTAGCCGACCAGGTTGAAGCCCAGCTTGTCCAGGTACGGGGTCAGGCCGGAGCGCTCGTAGTAGTCGGTGACGACCTTGGAGCCCGGGGCCATGGAGGTCTTGACCCACGGCTTGCGGGACAGACCCTTGTCGACCGCCTTCTTGGCCAGCAGGGCGGCGCCCAGCATGACCGAGGGGTTCGAGGTGTTGGTGCACGAGGTGATCGCGGCGATCACGACGGCGCCGTGGTCGATCTCGGTCTCGGTGCCGTCGGCCATGGTGACCTTGACGGACTTGTGCGGGCGGGCGCCGTTGGCGGACTGGGCCGGGGCGTCGGAGGCCGGGAAGGACTCCTCGCCCGCCTCGTCGGCGTCGTCGGAGACGTAGTCGCTGATGTCGTGGCGCCAGGTCTGCTTGGCCGCCGACAGCGCGATGCGGTCCTGCGGGCGCTTGGGACCGGCGATGGAGGGGACGACCTCGGCGAGGTCGAGCTCCAGGTACTCGGAGAACTCGGGCTCGACGGCCGGGTCGTGCCAGAAGCCGTTGGCCTTGGCGTAGGCCTCGGTCAGGGCGACCTGCTGCTCGGAGCGGCCGGTCAGGCGCATGTACCGGATGGTCTCGTCGTCGACCGGGAAGATCGCGGCGGTGGAACCGAACTCCGGGCTCATGTTGCCGATGGTGGCGCGGTTGGCCAGCGGCACCGAGGCGACGCCCTCGCCGTAGAACTCGACGAACTTGCCGACCACACCGTGCTTGCGGAGCTGCTCGGTGATGGTGAGCACGAGGTCGGTCGCGGTGGTGCCGGGCTTGAGCTGGCCCTTGAGCTTGAAGCCGACCACGCGCGGGATGAGCATGGAGATCGGCTGGCCGAGCATGGCGGCCTCGGCCTCGATGCCACCGACGCCCCAGCCCAGGATGCCCAGGCCGTTCTGCATGGTGGTGTGCGAGTCCGTACCGACGCAGGTGTCGGGGTAGGCCTGGCCCTTGCGGTCCATCGTGACCCGCGCGAGGTGCTCGATGTTGGCCTGGTGCACGATGCCGGTGCCGGGCGGGACGACCTTGAACTCGTCGAAGGCGGTCTGGCCCCAGCGCAGGAACTTGTAGCGCTCGTAGTTGCGCTCGTACTCGATCTCGACGTTGCGCTCGAAGGCGTCGGGGCGACCGAAGAGGTCGACGACCACGGAGTGGTCGATCACCAGCTCGGCGGGGGCGAGCGGGTTGATCTTGTCCGGGTCACCGCCCATGTCGCGGACGGCCTCGCGCATGGTGGCGAGGTCGACGACACAGGGGACCCCGGTGAAGTCCTGCATGATCACCCGCGCGGGGGTGAACTGGATTTCCTGGCTGGGCTGCGCCTTGGCGTCCCAGTTCCCCAGAGCCGTGATGTGCTCGGCGGTGACGTTCGCACCGTCCTCGGTGCGCAGGAGGTTCTCCAGCAGCACCTTCAGGCTGTAGGGAAGTCGGTTGTAGCCCTTGACGGCGTCCAACCGGAAGATCTCATACGACTCGTCGCCAACGCGCAACGTGTCACGGGCGCCGAAGCTGTTCGCGGACACGGTGTCTGCCTCCTGATCTCGCCACTTTGTCCCCAGCATCCTCTCCCATGGGAGGGACGCGGGACCTACTGAGGCCGCCCTAACCGGATCACCGGGGCACGGGGTTCACGGGTGAACACCCCCGCCGCCTCCATCATCCTTCAGGGCCGCTTTGACCTGCGACGACGCCACATCGTCGCGGGTCGCGACCCGCAGGCCGCGGACGTCCGAGGGTCCGGGGCGCGGCGCCGAAAAGCGGTCGACCTCACACACCCGAACCGGGAGCGGGTCGGGGGGAACCCCGCTGTTATCTTGACGTCAAGGTATCTAACTTGTATCTCGATATCAAGTTATCGGGTGGGCCCCCAGCCCCCGCGGGCACCCCCGGCACTCGGCCCCTTTCCGTCCGATCCTGTCCGACGGCTCAGTCCAGCTGCGGGACCACCGACGAAGCCACCAGCTCCAGGTGGTCCAGGTCAGACATGTCCAGGACCTGCAAGTACATCCTCGCAGCACCCGCCTCGCCGAACCGGCCGATCCGGTCCACGATCTCGTCGGGGCTGCCGGCCAGACCGTTCTGGCGCAGCTCCGACACCTCGCGACCGATCCGGGCGGCCCGCTTGGACACCTCTGCCTCGTCGCGCCCCGCGCACAGGACCTGGGCCGCCGAGTACACCATCGGCACGGTACGGCCGGACGCCCGCACGGCGTCGGCCGTACGGTCGAAGGCCTTCTCCGTGTCCTCCAGCGAGGAGAACGGCACGTTGTACTCGTCGGCGAACTTGGCCGCCAGCCGCGGGGTGCGCTTCAGGCCGGTACCGCCGATCAGCACCGGCGGACGCGGCCCCTGCTGTGGTTTGGGCAGTGCCGGCCCCTCCGCCAGCCGGTAGTGCCTGCCCTCGTAACGGAAGGTGTCCCCCACCGGGGTGGACCACAACCCCGTGATGATGTCGAGCTGCTCCTCGTAGCGGTCGAAACGTTCGCGCGCGGAGTCGGGGAAGGGGATCCCGTAGACCGCGTGCTCCTGCTCGAACCAGCCCGCGCCGAAGCCGAACTCGACCCGGCCGCCGCTCATCCGGTCGACCTGGGCTACGGAGATGGCCAGTGGCCCCGGGTGGCGGAAGGTCGCCGCCGTCATCAGGGTGCCCAGCCGGATTCGGGAGGTGTCCCTGGCCAGACCGGCCAGGGTGATCCACGCGTCAGTGGGTCCGGGGAGCCCGCTGACGTGGTCGCCCATGGAGAGGTAGTGATCCGAGCGGAACAGGGCGTCGAAGCCCAGATCCTCGGCGGCTCTGGCAACGGCGAGCTGGTCCTCGTAGGTGGCCCCCTGCTGGGGCTCAAGGAAGATCCTCAGGCGCATACGCCCCAGTTTCTCCCACCCCACCGGCCTTTCCGAAACCGGCGCGCGGGTACCGTGGAAAAGCCGTGGTCAGCGCCGTGACCACAGGTGGACAACACCGGTGCGACGCCAGCACGCCGCCCGGACAACGCCTGGTCGACAGCGCGCAGAACCGCGCCCCCACCCGCAGAACCGTTCCACCGCTCCCTCGCGATAGCAGTCAACGTGAAGCTTCTCCGCCGCGCACGACGCCGCGTCCCCGTCTACGGACCCGACAGCACCGACACCGTGCTGCTCTCCTCCGTGGCCGCCGGGGAGACCGACGCTCTGGAGATCCTGCACCGGAGGCACGCACCCTGGCTGCGCGCCCGTCTGCGCTACCGCTGTTCCGACCACGACCAACTCGACGCCGCCCTCCAGGAGACCTTCCTGGCGGTGTGGCGCAGCGCCGGGTCCTACACCCCGCGCCCGGGCGACGACGACGCCGGGGCCTGGCTGTGGACCATCGCCATCCGCCAGCTCATCTCGCAGCTGCGCAAACGCTCCAACCGGTGGATCGCCGAGAGCGAACCCGAACCGTACGAGACCGTCGGCGACGCGTCCGCGGAGGACACCGTGCTGCTCAACATCGAGCACGGCCCGTTGGGCGCCGCCCTGCACGGCCTCTCCCCCGAACTGCGCTCCGCGATCCAGGCCACCGTGCTCGACGGCCTGACCGTGCGGGAGGCGGCGGAGATCCTCCAGATACCCGAGGGAACAGTGAAGACACGGGTCATGCGCGCGAAGGCGCGGCTACGGGAGGCACTGACCACATGAGTACGAGCTGGCACCTGACCCACGACCAACTCCACCAGTACGCGAACCACACCGCCGACGGCGTCACCGCCATGTCCGCCGAAGCCCACCTGACCCGCTGCGCCCGCTGCCGTTCCCTGCTGCCCGCCGACGAGGCCTGGCTGGACCGCAGTTGGTCCGACCTGCGCGACGTGGTGGACCAGCCCCGACGCGGCCCCGTCGAACGCCTGCTGACCGCGATCGGTCTGCGCGAGAGCACCGCCAAGCTGCTGGCTGCCACCCCGCAGCTGTACCGCGCCTGGCTGACCGCCACCGTGCTCGTCCTCGTCATGGCCCTGACCGTGGCGCACGAGCTGCCGCGCGGCTCGCTGCTGTTCGCCTTCACCGCGCCGGTCGTACCCCTGATCGGGGTGGCCCTGGCCTACGGGCGGGGCGTGGACCCCGCGCACAGCCTCGCCTCGGTCACCCCCCTGGCCGGGTACCGGCTGCTGTTCACGCGCACCGCCGCCGTGCTGGTGCCCGCGCTGACACTGTGCACCGCGGCGGCGTTCCTGATGCCCTCGGTCTCCACCCTGCGGGAGGCGGTCTTCTGGCTCCTGCCCGCGCTGGCCATGGTGGCCGGGTGTCTGGCGCTCAGCCGGTGGATGCCGCTGAGCCTGGCCGGCGGTGTCGTCGGCGCCGCGTGGGTGCTCGCCCTGGTCCTGTTCAGCCTGGCCGACGGCCTCGACCCGTCCCTGCTGTTCACCCCCACCGCCCAGGTCAGCTGGGCCACGGTGCTCGGCCTGCTGGCCGGGGCCATCCTGTTGCGGGTGAGGACCGCGTGATGACCGGTACGACCAGCGGCCGCGGCGGCGACGTGACGGCGGACCGGATCAGTGTGCGCGGGCTGGTCCGCAGTTACGGGAGCCGTCGGGCCCTGGACGGGATCGATGTGGACCTGGGCCCCGGGGTGACCGGACTGCTGGGCCGCAACGGCGCGGGCAAGACCACGCTGATGCGCTGTCTGGCCACCGACCTGGAGGCCACCAGAGGCCGGATACGGGTGCTGGGCCGCGACCCGGAGCGGGCCGACGAGCGCACCGAGATCCGCCGCCGGATGGGCTACCTGCCACAGTCCCCCTCCTTCTATCCGCACTTCACCGTGTTCGGCCTGCTGGACTACATGGCGGTCCTCAAGGAAATGGGCGGGCGCCGCGAACGCCACGACGAGGTCCGCCGTGCCATGCGCGACGTGGACCTGTACGACCGCAGGCACAGCAGGGTGCGCCGCCTGTCCGGCGGGATGCGCCAGCGCCTGGGCCTGGCCGCGGCACTGCTCGGCGCCCCCGAGCTCCTGCTGCTCGACGAACCCACCGTCGGCCTGGACCCCGAGCAGCGCATCAGGTTCCGCGACCTCGTCTCCGAACTGGCGGTGCACAGCACCGTGGTGCTGTCCACCCACCAGATCGAGGACGTGTCGGCGCTGTGCCGCCGGGTCCTGTGCCTGGACCAGGGCCGGGTGATCTTCGACGGCACCCCCAGCGACCTGATCGCCCGGGCGCGCGGCCGCGTGTGGGAGCAGGGTTCACGGCCCGAGGAGGGCGTGACCTCCTGGCGGCTGGCGGACGGCCGGTACCGGGTCCTGGTGCCGGAGGGCGCCGAGAACCCGGACTCGACGGCGCGCGTCCCGGTGGAACCGTCACTGGAGGACGCGTACCTGCTGTTCACCGGTGCGCGGGGCAGCACTCGGTGACCCGCCTCTCGACCTTCTGGGGGCTGACCCGGTTCAACCTGTGGCACATGCTGTCGAGCCCGGTCTTCTTCGTCGGTGTGCCCCTGACGCTTCTGTTCCTGGGAGCGACGTCCTACATACCGAATACGCCGACGGCGCTCGACCTGTACCACCAGTCCTCGGCGAACGCCATGGGCGTGGCGGCGATCATGTTCGTGGTCGCGACTTTCCCCGCGATGCGCGAGGTGCGCCACTCCGCGGCCCTGGCGCTGCCCCTGTCAGCGCACACCCGCCTGTTGTCGTTGGCGCTGGCGGCCGTGGCCCTCACGTCGGTGTGCACGGGGTCGTTGATCGCCCTGTACCTGATGCGGGCACCGATACCCGTCGCCGGCGTGATGAGCCCTTACACCCTCACCGGCGTGTTCCTGTCCAGCTGGTTCGGCCCCCTGGCTGCGGTGGCCGCCACCGCCTGGGTCCGTTCCTTCGCACCCCTGGTCCTGTTCAGCATGCTCGTCCCGGCCTACCTGCTGTACTCGTTCACGGCCATGGGCAGCAGGGCGGACGTGATCGTCTCCCAGATGAGCTGGCTGGTCACCTCGGCGATCGTCCCCTTCCAGATCACCAACCCCGGGGTGACCGTCCTGGGCCTGCTGTACTTGGTGTACGCCGTCCTGCTGATCGTCGCCCTCGTGAGCCTGACCCTGGTCAGGCGGGGCTCCGGCCGGAGGCCACGGCCGATACCGCTGGGCGCGAGCCTGCTGCTGCTGGTGGTGATCGCGGGGACCGTGGTGTACGGGAACAAGACCTACACGTACGACCACGACTTCTCGGTCGAGCAGCTGCACGGGACGAAGACCGCCTCCTGCCGCGTGCGGGACGGGGTGGCCTACTGCCCCCTGCCCGGCTACGAGTCGTGGGTGGACTACTGGCACGCGGCTCTGTCCCCACCCTGGCGAGGGTGCCCGAACGGGAGCGGCACCGGGTGGCCTCGGTATGGCAGACGGGCAACGCCGTCCGCACCGACCTGTACCTGGACCCGCCCGAGCGGTCGATCACCGTGAGTGAGCACTGGGATGCGGAGTACGCTTACTCGGTCGTCGAACTGGCCTCCGACGCCGCCACGTTGGTGGTCGGTCTTCCGATGATTCAGTCGGACGAGTTCCCGTGCGGGGCGAGCGGGCAGTCCCGACTCCTGGTGGCGGCCTGGCTGGTCTCCGCCGACGAGCAGCAGCCCCGTGAGGAGAGGATCTTCGCGGCCGACAGCATACTGCTGCGCTTTGACCCGGCAGCGGAGGACCTGGCCCTGGCCCACGCGCTCATCGACCTGCCCGGGGACCGGGTCGAGTCGGTGTTGGACGAGCACTGGGAGACCGTGACCGCACCCCGGACCAGCGCGGGGGAACTGGCGGACCTGTTCGGTCTG
This DNA window, taken from Nocardiopsis exhalans, encodes the following:
- the acnA gene encoding aconitate hydratase AcnA, which codes for MLGTKWRDQEADTVSANSFGARDTLRVGDESYEIFRLDAVKGYNRLPYSLKVLLENLLRTEDGANVTAEHITALGNWDAKAQPSQEIQFTPARVIMQDFTGVPCVVDLATMREAVRDMGGDPDKINPLAPAELVIDHSVVVDLFGRPDAFERNVEIEYERNYERYKFLRWGQTAFDEFKVVPPGTGIVHQANIEHLARVTMDRKGQAYPDTCVGTDSHTTMQNGLGILGWGVGGIEAEAAMLGQPISMLIPRVVGFKLKGQLKPGTTATDLVLTITEQLRKHGVVGKFVEFYGEGVASVPLANRATIGNMSPEFGSTAAIFPVDDETIRYMRLTGRSEQQVALTEAYAKANGFWHDPAVEPEFSEYLELDLAEVVPSIAGPKRPQDRIALSAAKQTWRHDISDYVSDDADEAGEESFPASDAPAQSANGARPHKSVKVTMADGTETEIDHGAVVIAAITSCTNTSNPSVMLGAALLAKKAVDKGLSRKPWVKTSMAPGSKVVTDYYERSGLTPYLDKLGFNLVGYGCTTCIGNSGPLPEEISQAVQDNDLAVSAVLSGNRNFEGRINPDVKMNYLASPPLVVAYALAGSMDIDITTEPLGVGSDGKPVYLADIWPTAEEIQEVMDSAIASDMYASAYSDVFAGDDRWRELPTPLGNTFEWEADSTYVRKPPYFEGMGQTPAPVTDISGARVLAKLGDSVTTDHISPAGAIKPGTPAAEYLKANGVERRDFNSYGSRRGNHEVMIRGTFANIRLRNQIAPGTEGGYTRDFTQADAPVSFIYDAAQNYAEQGTPLVVLGGKEYGSGSSRDWAAKGTSLLGVRAVITESYERIHRSNLIGMGVIPLQFPAGQSADSLGLTGEETFSITGITELNEGRVPSTVKVTTDTGVEFDAVVRIDTPGEADYYRNGGILQFVLRQLIAKQ
- a CDS encoding RNA polymerase sigma factor, which codes for MKLLRRARRRVPVYGPDSTDTVLLSSVAAGETDALEILHRRHAPWLRARLRYRCSDHDQLDAALQETFLAVWRSAGSYTPRPGDDDAGAWLWTIAIRQLISQLRKRSNRWIAESEPEPYETVGDASAEDTVLLNIEHGPLGAALHGLSPELRSAIQATVLDGLTVREAAEILQIPEGTVKTRVMRAKARLREALTT
- a CDS encoding ATP-binding cassette domain-containing protein; this translates as MTGTTSGRGGDVTADRISVRGLVRSYGSRRALDGIDVDLGPGVTGLLGRNGAGKTTLMRCLATDLEATRGRIRVLGRDPERADERTEIRRRMGYLPQSPSFYPHFTVFGLLDYMAVLKEMGGRRERHDEVRRAMRDVDLYDRRHSRVRRLSGGMRQRLGLAAALLGAPELLLLDEPTVGLDPEQRIRFRDLVSELAVHSTVVLSTHQIEDVSALCRRVLCLDQGRVIFDGTPSDLIARARGRVWEQGSRPEEGVTSWRLADGRYRVLVPEGAENPDSTARVPVEPSLEDAYLLFTGARGSTR
- a CDS encoding zf-HC2 domain-containing protein — its product is MSTSWHLTHDQLHQYANHTADGVTAMSAEAHLTRCARCRSLLPADEAWLDRSWSDLRDVVDQPRRGPVERLLTAIGLRESTAKLLAATPQLYRAWLTATVLVLVMALTVAHELPRGSLLFAFTAPVVPLIGVALAYGRGVDPAHSLASVTPLAGYRLLFTRTAAVLVPALTLCTAAAFLMPSVSTLREAVFWLLPALAMVAGCLALSRWMPLSLAGGVVGAAWVLALVLFSLADGLDPSLLFTPTAQVSWATVLGLLAGAILLRVRTA
- a CDS encoding LLM class F420-dependent oxidoreductase, which encodes MRLRIFLEPQQGATYEDQLAVARAAEDLGFDALFRSDHYLSMGDHVSGLPGPTDAWITLAGLARDTSRIRLGTLMTAATFRHPGPLAISVAQVDRMSGGRVEFGFGAGWFEQEHAVYGIPFPDSARERFDRYEEQLDIITGLWSTPVGDTFRYEGRHYRLAEGPALPKPQQGPRPPVLIGGTGLKRTPRLAAKFADEYNVPFSSLEDTEKAFDRTADAVRASGRTVPMVYSAAQVLCAGRDEAEVSKRAARIGREVSELRQNGLAGSPDEIVDRIGRFGEAGAARMYLQVLDMSDLDHLELVASSVVPQLD